A part of Carcharodon carcharias isolate sCarCar2 chromosome 6, sCarCar2.pri, whole genome shotgun sequence genomic DNA contains:
- the LOC121279194 gene encoding corticoliberin — MKTPMLLCTAIFLVAFLPSGDCRAFESPASAKNGPDSQSKIQQFILPLWIRIGEEYLMHLGKTSKDRSPVAPSPRGMALSDREFPMKPAQLQRLLQDQVGELDEVDSGFQDEVDQMLERGKRLDDPPISLDLTFHLLREVLEMARAEQLAQQAHSNRKIMELIGK; from the coding sequence ATGAAGACCCCCATGTTGCTGTGCACTGCTATCTTTCTTGTTGCTTTCCTACCCAGCGGTGACTGTCGAGCCTTTGAGAGCCCAGCGTCAGCTAAAAACGGCCCAGATTCACAATCAAAAATCCAACAGTTCATTCTACCACTTTGGATTCGCATTGGAGAGGAATACCTTATGCACCTGGGCAAAACATCCAAGGATCGTTCTCCCGTTGCTCCAAGCCCGCGGGGAATGGCCCTTTCCGACCGAGAGTTCCCAATGAAACCGGCCCAGCTCCAGCGCCTTCTGCAAGACCAAGTTGGAGAATTGGACGAAGTTGACAGTGGATTCCAGGATGAAGTGGATCAGATGTTAGAACGAGGAAAAAGGCTAGACGACCCTCCCATTTCCCTGGATCTAACATTCCACCTTCTAAGAGAAGTGCTAGAGATGGCCAGAGCAGAGCAACTGGCGCAGCAAGCACACAGCAACAGGAAAATAATGGAGCTAATCGGCAAATAG